The Thermococcus sibiricus MM 739 DNA window CATGCAAAAAGAGTTGGAGTTAAGGTTATTAAGCATGGATATAAGTCGGATCCAGCTGCAGTAGCGTATGATTCCATAGAACATGCAAAGGCAAGAGGTATCGATGTAGTTTTAGTTGACACCGCTGGAAGAAATGAATTAAACAGAAACCTGATGGATGAAATGAAAAAAATAGCAAGAGTCACTAAGCCTGATCTTGTTATTTTTGTTGGAGATTCCCTCGCTGGAAATGCCATATTAGAGCAGGCAAGGCAGTTCAATGAGGCAGTTAAGATAGATGGAGTTATTTTAACAAAACTAGATGCAGATGCAAGAGGGGGAACAGCTCTAAGTGTAAGTCATGCTATTGGGGCTCCGATACTTTTTGTTGGGATTGGCCAAGGATATGATGATTTGATACCCTTTGATGAAAAATGGATACTGGAGAAGATCTTCGGTGAGTGATAATGGAGCTGCTTTTATTTTTTAGAACCTTTCTTTATGTGTTTGGAACTCTCTTTGCAGTGATGAACCCTATTGGGGCAGTTCCAGTGTTTTTATCTATTATTCAACACTGTAAATCCTATGAAGGAATGATAAGCCTAGCAAAGAGAACATCTGTGGCTGTTTTTGTGACTTTAACAGCTTTTGCACTTTTGGGTGAGTGGATATTCAAGTTTTTCGGTTCTACAATAGATGCATTTGCAATTGCAGGAGGAATTTTACTTTTCAGAATGGCCTTGGAGATGTTGAGTGGTAACTTATCAACTGTGAAGATAAGTCATGAGGAGGAAGAGGAAGCGGTAAATTTAAGCGAGATCGCTATAGTCCCCTTGGCAATCCCCTTGATATCTGGTCCCGGTTCAATAACTACCGTGATGATACACATGGCAAAAAATGCCAGCTATTTAGGGAAAGCAGCTGTAATGCTTGCTATTCTTATCACAAGCTTCCTAGTTTACGTAGTGCTTAGGTCAGCGGAAAAAGTGCAACAAAGGCTCGGTAAAGTTGGAATAAGGCTTATAACAAGAATGATGGGACTTATATTAGCTTCAATGGCTGTTCAGCTTGTAATCAATGGAATTAAAGGAGCTTTTGGACTCTAATCGCAAATTTTTTAAATTTTTTAGGTAGACCTAATTGAAGGTGAGAATTTGATAATTGCGGAAAACTTGACTATCTATTATGATAGGCAGAAAGCAGTCGAAAATGTAACATTTAAACTAGATAGTGATCAAACTCTTCTTTTACTTGGGCCTAATGGGGCAGGTAAGACTACTCTTTTAAGAGCAGTTGCAGGCCTTCATCAAAACTATAAAGGAACCCTTTTAGTCTTTGGAAAGCCTCCCATTGAGAGCAGGAATGTTATCTCCTACGTTCCCCAAAGTTATTCTTTGAATGAAAGAGTGCCCTTAACAGTAATTGAAGTAGTTGCTATGGGGGCATTATACAAAAGAGGTCTCATGCACTTTAATATCCCAAGAAATCTTTTAAGGGAGGCAACAGAGGCACTGGAGTTTGTAGGCCTTGGAAGTTTAAAAGATAAAAGGTTTTCAGAACTTAGTGGTGGTCAAAAGCAGAGAGTATTGCTTGCTAGGGCACTTATCTCTAAACCTAAGCTTCTCCTTCTGGATGAACCATTATCTGCCCTTGATCCCAGCGCGAGGGTAGAGGTGGTTTCGGTACTTGCGAAAATAAAGCAGGAGATAGGATTAGCAATGATCATAACAACACATGACCCAAATCCTCTAACAGAAATAGGGGATAAGATAATGCTCCTCAATAAGGAGTTGATAGCATTTGGTTCTCCAGAGGAAGTTCTCAGAGATGAAATAATTACCAAAGTTTATGGTTCACAATCCAAGGCTATTAAAGTGGGAAAAAGAATGTATTGCTTTATAGGTGATGTCCATCTGCACAGGGGGGAGAGAAAGTGATTCCAGAATATTTGTTTAGGGCCCTCCTGGGTGGTATAATGGTGAGCATTTTGTTAGGTATGCTAAGTCCTTTGATAAATATGCGGGGCTTAGCATTCTTAACGCATGCTACTTTTCACTCTCTTCTCTTTGGAGCAGTTTTGGGCATGATACTTGGGCTGATTTTTGAAAATTCCTCTTTAATACTTTGGGTAGCATTAGTAATAACAATATTCGTAGTTGCTTCAATAGCCTTTCTAGAAGAAAAAGGTTTTAGTAGTGATACGGCAATAGGAATAATAGCGAGCTTCATAGCTGGATTTACAGTTTTGGCCTTTGGGATTTTGTATAAAGTCATGGCCACTAGGCCTTATTTTGCTCTCTCCCAAAGCATAGTTTCTTACCTCACAGGGGAGCTTTTCTTGATCACCATTAATGACCTTCTTTTCTTGGTTTTAGGAGGAGCATTGATATTTTTTGTCATGCTGTTGTTTTATAGGGATTTCTTAT harbors:
- a CDS encoding MarC family protein; the encoded protein is MELLLFFRTFLYVFGTLFAVMNPIGAVPVFLSIIQHCKSYEGMISLAKRTSVAVFVTLTAFALLGEWIFKFFGSTIDAFAIAGGILLFRMALEMLSGNLSTVKISHEEEEEAVNLSEIAIVPLAIPLISGPGSITTVMIHMAKNASYLGKAAVMLAILITSFLVYVVLRSAEKVQQRLGKVGIRLITRMMGLILASMAVQLVINGIKGAFGL
- a CDS encoding metal ABC transporter ATP-binding protein, with product MIIAENLTIYYDRQKAVENVTFKLDSDQTLLLLGPNGAGKTTLLRAVAGLHQNYKGTLLVFGKPPIESRNVISYVPQSYSLNERVPLTVIEVVAMGALYKRGLMHFNIPRNLLREATEALEFVGLGSLKDKRFSELSGGQKQRVLLARALISKPKLLLLDEPLSALDPSARVEVVSVLAKIKQEIGLAMIITTHDPNPLTEIGDKIMLLNKELIAFGSPEEVLRDEIITKVYGSQSKAIKVGKRMYCFIGDVHLHRGERK
- a CDS encoding metal ABC transporter permease; this translates as MIPEYLFRALLGGIMVSILLGMLSPLINMRGLAFLTHATFHSLLFGAVLGMILGLIFENSSLILWVALVITIFVVASIAFLEEKGFSSDTAIGIIASFIAGFTVLAFGILYKVMATRPYFALSQSIVSYLTGELFLITINDLLFLVLGGALIFFVMLLFYRDFLYVSFDAEGLESYSGNAKLYLTLLYIIVGATGALIVRTVGLITLQVIAVLPGAIALMLSNDLRKILGISLALTLSIQILSIILAYLTNIPPSGIATIMLGFVYGGLVLRR